From Oncorhynchus masou masou isolate Uvic2021 chromosome 7, UVic_Omas_1.1, whole genome shotgun sequence, one genomic window encodes:
- the LOC135543451 gene encoding probable ribonuclease ZC3H12C, with protein MSHGNKVFSCYGIQLAVDWFQERGHRDITMFVPSWKSSPALMPSSQTWISYVVWRRTRSWCSLHLVGSPGLPGDDRFIVKLAYKSDGIIVSNDNYRDLACEKPEWKKLIDERLLMYSFVNDKFMPPDDPLGRHGPSLENFLRKRPIMPEHDD; from the exons ATGAG TCACGGCAATAAGGTGTTCTCCTGCTACGGCATCCAGCTGGCTGTTGATTGGTTCCAGGAGCGAGGTCACCGTGACATCACTATGTTTGTGCCATCCTGGAAGAGCAGTCCCGCCCTGATGCCCTCatcacag aCCTGGATATCTTACGTCGTCTGGAGAAGGACAAGATCTTGGTGTTCACTCCATCTTGTCGGGTCTCCAGGGTTGCCGGGTGACGACCGTTTCATCGTCAAGCTGGCCTACAAGTCCGATGGCATCATCGTCTCCAACGACAACTACCGCGACCTGGCCTGTGAGAAGCCAGAGTGGAAGAAGTTAATTGACGAGCGGCTGCTCATGTACTCGTTTGTCAACGACAA GTTCATGCCTCCCGATGACCCTCTAGGTCGTCATGGTCCCAGTCTGGAGAACTTCCTGAGGAAACGTCCCATCATGCCAGAGCATGATGATTGA